The following proteins come from a genomic window of Liolophura sinensis isolate JHLJ2023 chromosome 13, CUHK_Ljap_v2, whole genome shotgun sequence:
- the LOC135480157 gene encoding spliceosome RNA helicase Ddx39b — MADNENEAELLDYDEEENETTTEAAGDATQKKDVKGTYASIHSSGFRDFLLKPELLRAIVDCGFEHPSEVQHECIPQAILSMDVLCQAKSGMGKTAVFVLATLQQLDPVDGQVSVLVLAHTRELAFQISKEYERFSKYMNNIKIAVFFGGLPIKKDEEVLKKNCPHIVVGTPGRILALARNIKSLNLKNIKHFILDECDKMLDQLDMRRDVQEIFRMTPHEKQCMMFSATLSKDIRPVCKKFMQDPMEVYVDDDSKLTLHGLRQHYVKLKDNEKNRKLFELLDVLEFNQVIIFVKSVQRCMALAQLLVEQNFPAIAIHRAMTQDERLSRYQQFKDFQKRILVATNLFGRGMDIERVNIVFNYDMPEDSDTYLHRVARAGRFGTRGLAITFVSDENDAKVLNDVQDRFEVNITELPDEIDIGSYIEGR; from the exons atggctgataaCGAAAATGAAGCTGAATTATTGGACTATGATGAGGAGGAAAATGAAACCACCACAGAGGCAGCTGGAGATGCGACCCAGAAGAAAGATGTTAAGGGAACATACGCCTCCATTCACAGTTCTGGTTTCAGGGACTTCTTGTTGAAACCAGAACTGCTACGTGCCATTGTGGACTGTGGTTTCGAGCATCCATCAGAAG tCCAGCACGAGTGTATCCCACAAGCCATCCTGTCTATGGATGTGTTATGTCAGGCCAAATCGGGTATGGGGAAGACTGCTGTGTTTGTGCTGGCCACATTACAACAACTAGATCCAGTGGACGGTCAG GTTTCAGTCTTAGTGTTGGCACACACTCGTGAACTGGCCTTCCAGATCAGCAAAGAGTACGAGCGTTTCAGCAAGTACATGAACAACATCAAGATCGCCGTGTTCTTCGGAGGGTTGCCCATCAAGAAGGACGAGGAAGTGCTAAAGAAGAACTGCCCACACATCGTGGTGGGAACGCCAGGGAGGATTCTCGCTCTAGCCAGAAACATCAAGTCCCTGAATCTGAAGAACATCAAGCATTTCATCCTGGACGAGTGTGACAAAATGCTCGACCAGCTAG ATATGAGGCGCGATGTTCAAGAAATCTTCCGCATGACGCCCCACGAGAAACAGTGCATGATGTTCAGCGCCACCCTCAGCAAAGATATAAGACCAGTCTGCAAGAAGTTCATGCAAGAT CCTATGGAGGTTTATGTGGATGATGACTCCAAACTGACTCTCCATGGACTAAGGCAGCATTATGTGAAACTAAAGGACAACGAGAAGAACCGCAAACTGTTTGAGCTGTTAGATGTGCTGGAGTTCAATCAG GTGATAATCTTTGTGAAGTCTGTACAGCGGTGCATGGCATTGGCTCAGCTGTTAGTGGAGCAGAACTTTCCGGCTATTGCCATCCACAGAGCTATGACACAGGATGAAAG GTTGTCTCGGTACCAGCAGTTCAAAGATTTCCAAAAGCGAATCCTAGTGGCCACAAATCTGTTTGGTCGAGGCATGGACATTGAACGAGTCAACATTGTGTTTAACTATGACATGCCTGAGGACTCTGACACTTACCTTCACAGG GTGGCCCGTGCAGGTCGTTTTGGCACCAGAGGTTTGGCCATCACGTTTGTGTCTGACGAAAACGATGCTAAGGTCTTAAACGACGTACAGGACAGGTTTGAAGTGAACATCACAGAACTGCCGGACGAGATTGACATCGGCTCCTACA TTGAAGGACGTTAA
- the LOC135480620 gene encoding bublin coiled-coil protein-like — protein MADDNDPESNGDREGEGMENLDISNDDDLMNDDNSDLDSLVIGAAQEYVALDSTLDQIDSFLNKLEQKNDDLYLKAQELLESSRQTRLELQQANENAGHKGEGSHESAQNVGHKGEGSNESALNAEHKAVSSGESALNAEHKAGSSEESALNAGHKAGSSKQRAQNAVHNGGGT, from the exons ATGGCGGATGACAACGACCCAGAGTCCAATGGAGATCGTGAGGGAGAAGGCATGGAAAACCTTGATATTTCAAACGACGATGATTTAATGAATGATGACAACAGTGATTTGGACAGTTTGGTGATCGGAGCAGCGCAAG AATATGTGGCTTTGGATTCTACCCTGGATCAGATTGATTCTTTTTTGAACAAGCTGGAGCAGAAGAATGATGATCTCTACCTGAAGGCCCAAGAACTGTTAGAATCTAGTCGTCAAACTCGTCTTGAGCTGCAGCAAGCCAACGAGAATGCAGGGCATAAAGGTGAGGGTTCTCATGAGAGTGCACAGAATGTAGGGCATAAAGGTGAGGGTTCTAATGAGAGTGCACTGAATGCAGAGCATAAAGCTGTGAGTTCTGGGGAGAGTGCACTGAATGCAGAGCATAAAGCTGGGAGTTCTGAGGAGAGTGCACTGAATGCAGGGCATAAAGCTGGGAGTTCTAAGCAGAGGGCACAGAATGCAGTGCATAATGGTGGAGGTACATAG